GACGCGGGCAGCAGTTTTTCCAGCGTGTGCAGCGTATTCTTGCTGATGTCGCCGATGCGCAGAGCATGCAGGATGAGGACGAAGAGGCTCTTGTCGGCACGCTCACGCTTGGTGTGACGCCGGTTGTGGCCGGGTATGTGCTGCCAGATCTTCTGACACGATTCAAACGTGCGTTTCCGAAAGTGAATGTAACGCTCGTAGAAGAGCAAACTGATTATCTTGACCACATGCTGATCGGAGGTGAACTCGATCTTGCCGTGATGCTGCGTCTCGGCAGCTCGGTTCCAAGCGCCTGTGGCGCGCACGTGATGGGTGTTTCGCCTCACCACGTCTGGCTGTCTCATGGACATCCGCTTGCGCAGGAAAAGCAGGTAAGCCTGAAGCAACTGGACAGGGAGCCTTTTATCACTCTTGCAGCTGATATTCTTGAGAGCAGAATGACGGTGGTCTGTGAACGGTTTTCTTTTCTGCCGACATCCTGTTTCCGATCGACTTCAATAGAGGCGGTGCGCAGTCTGGTGGCTGCGGGACATGGTGTCGCCCTGTTACCGCAACTGATTTATCGTCCATGGTCGCTTGAAGGCGAAAAGATAGAATCCCGTCCGATTCAGGAAGAGCTTCCGACTGCGGATCTTCTGGTGATGTGGCGACGTGGCCTGCCGCTGGGTGCTCCGGTTCAGTATTTCATGGACATGGCGTTGCAGCGGACTGAGCGAATCGCAGTCTGATGAACGGAGCCAGAGAGTAAAGTTTACTTTTCTTCTTTGACGGGTGGAAGAGTGTCGGAAGAGGGATTATGTGGAGTGCAGCGCGTGCGGTGCGCTCCGAATGCTCTGGGTTTTGATATCAGGCCGAACGGGTCGGGCAGTTTTTTAGAGTAGGGAAAGAAACGTGAGTACAGGCAAGAGCAACAAGGATCTGTCGGCTCGGCGTGCGGCAGCCGTTCCTGTTGGTGTCGGTTCGGCGACCGCTATTTATGCGGAGCGGGCTCTGGGTGCCGAACTGTGGGATGTCGAAGGACGTCGCTACATTGATTTTGCAGCGGGAATCGCTGTGGTCAATGTCGGTCATCGTCATCCGGCTGTCATTCAGGCTGTGCAGGAACAACTCGAGCATTTCAGTCATACGGGCTTTCAGGTCGCGCCGTATGAAAACTATGTTGCTCTGGCAGAACGTCTGAACGCCGCCGCGCCGTTCGATGGTCCGGCAAAAAGCATTTTCTTCACGACCGGTGCTGAAGCGACAGAGAATGCGGTGAAAATCGCCCGGGCTGCGACAGGCCGGTCAGGCGTTATCGCGTTTACCGGTGGCTTCCATGGGCGCACGCTGCTTGCGTCTGCCATGACCGGCAAGGTGAACCCTTACAAGACACAGTTCGGCACCATGCCGGGTGACGTCTTTCATGTGCCGTTCCCTGCGCAGGGTGTGTCGGTTGCGGATAGCCTCAATGCGCTTGATCTGATGCTTGCTGCGGACGTTGATCCGTCCCGTGTGGCTGCGATCATCATTGAGCCGATCCAGGGTGAAGGCGGTTTCCGCGTGAGTTCGAAGGAGCTTCTGGAAGGCCTCCGCGAACGATGCACGAAGCATGGCATCCTGTTGATTGCTGATGAGGTTCAGACCGGCTTTGCCCGTACTGGCAAACTGTTCGGCATACAGCATTCAGGTGTTCAGCCTGATCTGATCTCGGTCGCGAAAGCTCTTGGTGGCGGATTCCCGCTGTCTGGCGTTGTTGGCCGTGCAGAGATCATGGATGCGGTCCGTCCGGGTGGTCTCGGCGGAACATATGGCGGCTCACCACTTGCCTGTGCAGCGGGTCTTGCAGTTCTTGATGTCATCGAAAAAGAGAATCTTTGCGCCCGCGCAGAGAGTCTTGGTGAGACAATCAGCAAGCGCATTGCCGGTTGGACGGAACGTAGCGATCTGATCGCTGTAGGCAAGGCTCATGGGCTTGGCGCCATGATTGGCTTCGATGTCCTCAGCGCTCATGGTTCTGACGAAGTGCAGGCCGGAGGTGCGGCGTCAATCTGCGCACGCGCGGCAGAGGCAGGCCTGATCGTGTTGTCTTGTGGTGTTCTGGGAGAGACGGTGCGTCTCCTGCCGCCTTTGACCATCAGTGATGAACTGTTGCAGGAAGGTCTGGATCTTCTTGAGGCATCCCTCAAGAACTGAATCCTGCATTCGGTTGTCTTGGATGACCAAAAGGTGTTCCATGGGAGTGGAACACCTTTTTTATGACTATCGACTGCTGTTCGCGCTGAGCGCACATCCCCGTTCTGCGCATCCTCGTTTCTGATCTGCGACAGGTGGGGATCTCAGAAATGCCGCGCTTCTTCTGGAGAGAAGCTCCCTCCGGAATGACGTTTTCCTGTCAGGATGTCTTCGTAATTCACGCAGGGATTTTTATTGATTTCCGAGAGCCGGTGATCATTCAATAATAAGTATATGTTCTTTCATTGTGGGTTGTCATGCTGCCGAGCATCGCACTTGAGACAACAGAAGCAAAAATGGCCTGCCCGGCTTCAAGCAGCTGACTGCCATCCGTTGTCGTATACCAGTCCCGGTTGGATTCCAGCAGAACGGCAAGATCGGTTCCAGGATCTACAACAATCAGCTTGTCATCATCAGGGTTTGAAAGTCTGTAGTTGGTGATGGCATTTGTAAAAAGCTGAGGCCATGTCGCGCTGTACGTTGTGGCATAACGGAGGCCAAATGGCATGATGGCAAATAACCACGCATCAGGGGCCGCCGCTCTGTGGGCAAGGAGACTCTGCGTCATCGCGGCCTGAGCATCAGACTGATTGGCGTAAGCCAGAGCGTCACGTGAGAGGAGGTTGAAGGCGATCCAGCTCGGAGGCGTCCCAATCTCACCATAGGAGCTGAGAAGGCCGTCGCTATCCAGGGCGGAAATGCCGGAGTCAATGAGGTTCCATCGACTTTTTGTATCGTTGTAAGCTCCTCCCAAACCGT
The Acetobacter aceti genome window above contains:
- a CDS encoding LysR family transcriptional regulator is translated as MALTLRQFRYFASVAEVGSISGAAMVLLVSQSTVTEALRDLEAEMGFRLLDRHARGVILTRRGQQFFQRVQRILADVADAQSMQDEDEEALVGTLTLGVTPVVAGYVLPDLLTRFKRAFPKVNVTLVEEQTDYLDHMLIGGELDLAVMLRLGSSVPSACGAHVMGVSPHHVWLSHGHPLAQEKQVSLKQLDREPFITLAADILESRMTVVCERFSFLPTSCFRSTSIEAVRSLVAAGHGVALLPQLIYRPWSLEGEKIESRPIQEELPTADLLVMWRRGLPLGAPVQYFMDMALQRTERIAV
- the gabT gene encoding 4-aminobutyrate--2-oxoglutarate transaminase — protein: MSTGKSNKDLSARRAAAVPVGVGSATAIYAERALGAELWDVEGRRYIDFAAGIAVVNVGHRHPAVIQAVQEQLEHFSHTGFQVAPYENYVALAERLNAAAPFDGPAKSIFFTTGAEATENAVKIARAATGRSGVIAFTGGFHGRTLLASAMTGKVNPYKTQFGTMPGDVFHVPFPAQGVSVADSLNALDLMLAADVDPSRVAAIIIEPIQGEGGFRVSSKELLEGLRERCTKHGILLIADEVQTGFARTGKLFGIQHSGVQPDLISVAKALGGGFPLSGVVGRAEIMDAVRPGGLGGTYGGSPLACAAGLAVLDVIEKENLCARAESLGETISKRIAGWTERSDLIAVGKAHGLGAMIGFDVLSAHGSDEVQAGGAASICARAAEAGLIVLSCGVLGETVRLLPPLTISDELLQEGLDLLEASLKN